The proteins below are encoded in one region of Streptomyces roseirectus:
- a CDS encoding phosphatase PAP2 family protein — translation MRTERNLTRLDRVFARLDREPERPAHIVFPRMSRHRVALLSATLAFYLAIVWLVVTTSWLVRFDWQVMFFRPYQQWPSIHAFLDYYVVLGQRGPTAVMVAAWLGWRSWRQHTLRPMLVLGASLLLLNITVGAAKIGMGRLGPHYATTIGSNEMGLGGDIFPSGHTANAVVTWGILAYLASTPRARRWLSALSAVTSLGVGLTTVYLGTHWLSDVLLGWAAGLLVLLALPWCEPLIARAETWLLDLRDRLRERWSTARRPATPVTVPVSLAAPRKTVDLQKAPIAGPRAPRSPAYLAPGPHTTRAERTPVTPAGSRRPPHADRLPRGTTASAARPGN, via the coding sequence GTGCGTACCGAACGAAACCTCACCCGTCTGGACCGGGTGTTCGCGAGACTGGACCGGGAGCCCGAACGCCCGGCCCACATCGTGTTCCCGCGGATGAGCCGGCACCGGGTCGCACTGCTGTCCGCGACCCTCGCCTTCTACCTGGCGATCGTGTGGCTCGTGGTGACGACCTCGTGGCTGGTCAGGTTCGACTGGCAGGTCATGTTCTTCCGGCCCTACCAGCAGTGGCCCTCGATCCATGCCTTCCTCGACTACTACGTGGTCCTCGGCCAGCGCGGCCCGACCGCCGTGATGGTCGCGGCCTGGCTCGGCTGGCGGTCATGGCGCCAGCACACCCTGCGTCCGATGCTGGTCCTCGGTGCCTCGCTGCTCCTGCTGAACATCACCGTCGGCGCCGCGAAGATCGGCATGGGCCGTCTCGGCCCGCACTACGCGACGACGATCGGCTCGAACGAGATGGGTCTCGGCGGCGATATATTCCCCAGCGGTCACACCGCCAACGCCGTGGTGACCTGGGGAATCCTGGCGTATCTGGCGTCCACGCCGAGAGCGCGCCGCTGGCTGTCGGCGCTGTCCGCGGTGACGTCGCTCGGGGTCGGCCTGACCACCGTCTACCTCGGTACGCACTGGCTGAGCGACGTACTGCTGGGCTGGGCCGCGGGCCTGCTCGTGCTGCTCGCCCTCCCCTGGTGCGAACCCCTCATCGCCCGCGCCGAGACCTGGCTCCTGGACCTCCGCGACCGCTTGCGCGAGCGGTGGAGTACCGCGCGGCGGCCCGCGACGCCGGTCACGGTGCCCGTGTCACTGGCGGCCCCCCGCAAGACGGTCGACCTGCAGAAAGCCCCGATCGCAGGCCCCCGCGCACCGAGATCCCCGGCCTACCTGGCCCCCGGCCCGCACACCACCCGCGCCGAACGCACCCCGGTCACCCCGGCCGGCAGCAGACGCCCACCCCACGCCGACCGCCTCCCACGAGGGACGACGGCGTCGGCGGCGAGACCGGGGAACTGA
- a CDS encoding mannosyltransferase family protein yields MIETAARDSPTLRRAAPALLGFAAVRALGLTALTVWSAARDKSAYTLLTARWDSLWYVRVAEQGYGYEVRLPNGDVHSNLAFFPLLPWLERLLHSVSPLSYADAGFTVSLLSSLAAAWGIFAVADRVYGGRAAVCAVLLWAVLPVGIVQSMAYSESLFTVLAAWSLYAVLTGRWVMAGVLAALAGLTRPVGLAVVAAVWAAGVVSVLRDRSLADPLLRERTSSHPGSPSVPVPSSVSPGSTAPATGTRLLPRALGLAIAPLGSLGYVLWVGHRTGDGPLGYLDVQAGWRNGFDGGYAFARFIAEKFTSPLGALAGLALILGVGLLLRLYAVCVRQRQPVPLLVYTGVVLALALCASSYFGSKPRLLMPAFPVLLPLALALARLRTSRSALVVTAAAVVSAVYGAWWLNGSGPP; encoded by the coding sequence ATGATCGAGACTGCGGCACGCGACTCCCCGACCCTGCGCCGGGCGGCCCCGGCCCTCCTGGGATTCGCGGCCGTCCGCGCACTGGGACTGACCGCCTTAACGGTGTGGAGCGCCGCGCGCGACAAGAGCGCGTACACGTTGTTGACAGCACGCTGGGACTCCCTGTGGTACGTCCGCGTGGCCGAGCAGGGGTACGGCTACGAGGTGCGTCTGCCGAACGGCGACGTCCATTCGAATCTGGCGTTCTTCCCTCTCCTTCCGTGGCTGGAACGTCTTCTCCATTCCGTGTCACCTCTGTCGTACGCCGATGCGGGGTTCACCGTCTCCCTCCTCTCCTCGCTCGCGGCGGCCTGGGGGATCTTCGCGGTCGCCGACCGGGTGTACGGCGGTCGCGCGGCGGTGTGCGCGGTGCTGCTGTGGGCCGTGCTCCCGGTGGGGATCGTGCAGTCGATGGCGTACAGCGAGTCGTTGTTCACGGTTCTCGCCGCCTGGTCCCTGTACGCCGTACTGACCGGACGGTGGGTCATGGCGGGGGTCCTGGCGGCACTGGCCGGCCTGACCCGCCCGGTGGGTCTCGCGGTGGTGGCGGCGGTCTGGGCGGCCGGAGTCGTTTCCGTACTGCGGGACCGGTCCCTCGCCGACCCTCTGCTCCGAGAACGGACCTCTTCCCACCCCGGTTCCCCCTCCGTCCCCGTTCCCTCGTCCGTGTCACCCGGCAGCACGGCGCCCGCGACCGGCACACGGCTTCTCCCGCGCGCCCTCGGGCTGGCCATCGCGCCCCTCGGCTCACTGGGCTACGTCCTGTGGGTCGGCCACCGGACCGGTGACGGCCCCCTCGGCTATCTGGACGTCCAGGCCGGCTGGCGCAACGGCTTCGACGGCGGTTACGCGTTCGCCCGCTTCATCGCGGAGAAGTTCACCTCGCCGCTCGGCGCCCTCGCGGGCCTAGCCCTGATCCTCGGCGTGGGTCTGCTGCTGCGCCTGTACGCGGTCTGCGTACGGCAGCGTCAGCCGGTACCGCTCCTGGTGTACACCGGCGTCGTGCTCGCCCTCGCGCTCTGCGCGTCGAGCTACTTCGGCTCGAAACCGCGTCTGCTGATGCCCGCGTTCCCGGTCCTGCTGCCGCTCGCCCTCGCGCTGGCCAGGCTGCGGACGTCGCGGTCCGCGCTGGTGGTGACCGCCGCGGCGGTGGTGTCGGCGGTGTACGGGGCGTGGTGGCTGAACGGATCAGGGCCGCCGTGA
- a CDS encoding MFS transporter, with the protein MSGTIMATAVRRRSGDEAGAQRWIVLVVLCVSLLLVAVDATVLHVAVPAVTEDLRPGAIELLWIVDTYPLVCASLLILFGTLGDKVGRRRVLLLGYALFGVASALAAFAGSAQVLILARALLGVGGAMIMPATLSILRQVFPDRRERALAIGIWSAVAAVGAAAGPLLGGFLLEHFWWGAVFLVNIPLMIVSLPVGRWLLPESKGDTDGPWDVVGALMAAAGLFSVVLGVKRLGSGEFGGLTFLPLALGAVLLVFFVRRQRRRPYPLVDLRMFARPAFGTAVLCIVLAMLALVGLELIAAQYLQLVLGLSPLQTGLRLLPLTVAAMAAGLAGARLLRRFGPRRMVCGGFVLTAAAVLTLTGMGKSDDAGLLLAGFVLLGFGLETTLFAAYESMLSEAPAEQAGGAAAVGETSYQLGAGIGIALLGSVMNAAYKPGVVSVAGVPAEASAAAGHSLGEAYDVAGELGGPAGGVLRRAARDSFVHGLHVTLLVSAGLLLLGAVMALRLPKGMQAEVPTEVPAPRVPCARDC; encoded by the coding sequence ATGTCCGGGACGATCATGGCCACGGCTGTGCGCCGACGTTCGGGGGACGAGGCGGGGGCCCAGCGGTGGATCGTGCTGGTCGTGCTGTGTGTGAGCCTGCTGCTGGTGGCCGTCGACGCGACGGTGCTGCACGTGGCGGTGCCGGCGGTGACCGAGGACCTGCGGCCCGGGGCGATCGAGTTGCTGTGGATCGTTGACACGTATCCGCTGGTCTGCGCGTCGCTGCTGATCCTGTTCGGGACGCTGGGCGACAAGGTCGGGCGGCGGCGGGTGCTGCTGCTGGGGTACGCGCTGTTCGGGGTGGCGTCGGCGCTGGCGGCGTTCGCCGGGAGCGCGCAGGTGCTGATCCTCGCGCGGGCGCTGCTCGGCGTCGGCGGCGCGATGATCATGCCGGCGACGCTGTCGATCCTGCGGCAGGTGTTCCCCGACCGGCGTGAGCGGGCGCTCGCGATAGGGATCTGGAGCGCGGTGGCCGCGGTGGGCGCGGCGGCGGGGCCGCTGCTCGGGGGGTTCCTGCTGGAGCACTTCTGGTGGGGGGCCGTCTTCCTCGTCAACATCCCGCTGATGATCGTCAGCCTGCCGGTCGGCCGGTGGCTGCTGCCCGAGTCCAAGGGGGACACCGACGGGCCGTGGGACGTCGTCGGCGCGCTGATGGCCGCCGCCGGGCTGTTCTCCGTCGTCCTCGGGGTCAAACGCCTCGGGAGCGGGGAGTTCGGGGGGCTCACGTTCCTGCCGCTCGCGCTCGGCGCCGTCCTGCTCGTGTTCTTCGTCCGGCGGCAGCGGCGGCGGCCGTATCCGCTGGTGGACCTGCGGATGTTCGCCCGGCCCGCCTTCGGGACGGCGGTGCTGTGCATCGTCCTCGCCATGCTGGCGCTGGTCGGGCTCGAACTGATCGCCGCGCAGTACCTGCAACTCGTGCTCGGGTTGTCGCCGTTGCAGACGGGGCTGCGGCTGCTGCCGCTGACCGTCGCGGCGATGGCGGCGGGCCTCGCGGGCGCGCGGCTGCTGCGCCGGTTCGGGCCCCGGCGGATGGTGTGCGGGGGGTTCGTGCTGACGGCCGCCGCCGTGCTGACGCTCACCGGGATGGGTAAGTCCGACGACGCGGGGCTGCTGCTCGCCGGGTTCGTGCTGCTCGGGTTCGGGCTGGAGACGACGCTGTTCGCGGCGTACGAGTCGATGCTGAGCGAGGCGCCGGCGGAGCAGGCGGGCGGGGCGGCCGCCGTGGGGGAGACGTCGTACCAGCTCGGGGCCGGGATCGGGATCGCGCTGCTCGGGAGCGTGATGAACGCCGCCTACAAGCCGGGCGTGGTGTCCGTCGCGGGGGTGCCGGCCGAGGCGTCGGCGGCCGCCGGGCACTCGCTGGGCGAGGCGTACGACGTCGCCGGGGAGCTGGGCGGGCCCGCCGGGGGTGTGCTGCGGCGGGCCGCGCGGGACTCGTTCGTGCACGGGCTGCATGTGACGCTGCTGGTCAGCGCGGGGTTGCTGCTGCTGGGCGCGGTGATGGCGCTGCGGCTGCCGAAGGGGATGCAGGCGGAGGTGCCGACGGAGGTGCCGGCGCCCCGGGTGCCGTGCGCGCGTGACTGCTGA
- a CDS encoding acyl-CoA dehydrogenase family protein → MGSFDVADLLGLDELLSPEDLAVRDTVRRWVGERVLPHVAQWYEAGELPQVRELARELGSLGALGMSLEGYGCAGASAVQYGLACLELEAGDSGIRSLVSVQGSLAMYAIHRFGGEAQKREWLPRMAAGEVIGCFGLTEPDHGSDPASMRTYAKRDGSDWVLSGRKMWITNGSVAGVAVVWARTEEGVRGFVVPTDAPGFSAPEIKHKWSLRASVTSELVLDDVRLPGDAVLPEVVGLKGPLSCLSHARYGIVWGAMGAARACFETAVEYAKTREQFGRPIGGFQLTQAKLADMAVELHKGVLLAHHLGRRMDAGRLRPEQVSFGKLNNVREAIEICRTSRTVLGANGISLEYPVMRHATNLESVLTYEGTVEMHQLVLGKALTGLDAFR, encoded by the coding sequence GTGGGATCGTTCGACGTTGCTGATCTGCTGGGGCTCGATGAGCTGCTGTCCCCGGAGGACCTGGCCGTGCGGGACACCGTGCGGCGCTGGGTGGGCGAGCGGGTGCTGCCGCACGTCGCGCAGTGGTACGAGGCCGGGGAACTGCCCCAGGTGCGGGAACTGGCACGGGAGTTGGGGAGCCTCGGGGCGCTCGGGATGTCCCTTGAGGGATACGGGTGCGCGGGGGCGAGCGCCGTGCAGTACGGGCTCGCCTGCCTGGAGCTGGAGGCCGGGGACTCCGGGATCCGCTCGCTCGTCTCCGTGCAGGGCTCCCTCGCGATGTACGCGATCCACCGGTTCGGGGGCGAGGCGCAGAAGCGGGAGTGGCTGCCCCGGATGGCCGCCGGCGAGGTCATCGGCTGCTTCGGGCTCACCGAACCCGACCACGGCTCCGACCCCGCCTCGATGCGCACCTATGCGAAGCGCGACGGCTCGGACTGGGTGCTCAGCGGGCGCAAGATGTGGATCACCAACGGCTCCGTGGCCGGTGTCGCCGTCGTGTGGGCGCGGACCGAGGAAGGGGTGCGTGGGTTCGTCGTCCCGACCGACGCGCCCGGGTTCTCGGCGCCGGAGATCAAGCACAAGTGGTCGCTGCGGGCCAGCGTCACCAGCGAGCTGGTGCTCGACGACGTACGGCTGCCCGGCGACGCCGTGCTGCCCGAGGTCGTCGGCCTGAAGGGGCCGCTGAGCTGTCTGTCGCACGCCCGGTACGGGATCGTGTGGGGCGCGATGGGGGCGGCGCGGGCCTGTTTCGAGACGGCCGTGGAGTACGCGAAGACGCGCGAGCAGTTCGGACGGCCGATCGGGGGGTTCCAGCTCACGCAGGCCAAACTCGCCGACATGGCCGTTGAGTTGCACAAGGGCGTCCTGCTCGCCCATCACCTGGGCCGGCGGATGGACGCGGGACGGCTGCGGCCCGAGCAGGTCAGCTTCGGGAAGCTCAACAACGTCCGCGAGGCCATCGAGATCTGCCGGACGTCGCGGACGGTCCTCGGTGCCAACGGGATCTCGCTGGAGTACCCCGTGATGCGGCACGCGACGAACCTGGAGTCGGTGCTCACCTACGAAGGCACCGTGGAGATGCACCAGTTGGTGCTGGGCAAGGCGCTCACCGGACTCGACGCCTTCCGCTGA
- a CDS encoding cell division protein SepF: MGSVRKASAWLGLVDDNDDERYYDDDYSEGTDSGDAAWVTDPRVKVATDTAEEKGRRIGTVTPDSFRDARAIGELFREGVPVIMNLTAMEAADAKRVVDFAAGLIFGLRGSIERVSTRVFLLTPAHTEIVNGDPGGHRTDGFFNQS, translated from the coding sequence ATGGGATCGGTGCGCAAGGCGAGTGCCTGGCTTGGCCTCGTCGACGACAACGATGACGAGCGTTACTACGACGACGACTACTCCGAGGGGACCGACTCCGGCGACGCCGCCTGGGTCACCGACCCCCGGGTCAAGGTCGCGACGGACACGGCCGAGGAGAAGGGCCGCCGGATCGGCACGGTCACCCCGGACAGCTTCCGGGACGCCCGCGCGATCGGCGAGCTGTTCCGCGAGGGCGTGCCGGTGATCATGAATCTGACGGCCATGGAGGCGGCCGACGCCAAGCGCGTCGTCGACTTCGCCGCCGGGCTCATCTTCGGACTGCGCGGTTCCATCGAACGCGTCTCCACGCGCGTGTTCCTGCTGACCCCGGCCCACACGGAGATCGTCAACGGCGACCCCGGCGGCCACCGCACGGACGGCTTCTTCAACCAGAGCTGA
- a CDS encoding FAD/NAD(P)-binding protein, with the protein MSSLVIVGAGPRGVGLIERIAANAPELYDGSGLDIHLVDPHPPGGGRIWRAAQSPLLWMNSHAEDVTMFTDETVTMEGPVREGPTLHEWAGIGGRTFADRQLQGEYLGWFYERAVAALPAGVRVRHHARRAVRVVGAREGRQEVWLERGSPARDGGSSAGVAGVGGGYEVLHADVVVLALGHLDAELDDEQRALAAYAGRHGLVHLPPDFTADSDLSALVAGEPVLVRGFGLAFVDLMVLLTEGRGGRYEGEVYVPSGREPVLYVGSRRGVPYRSKIGYDLVGERPPLPRFLGPGEIDRLLALEGGFDYRRDVWPLIEKELGFAHYHRLFAAHPERTSMDWADFEEKYAAGGGADLRALVAEAVPDPRDRLDLAALDRPLAGERYGSAEEFQEGLRGHIEADLTRRHDDAHSVDLAVFLGLLSVYGQLIRLGGGVASSWHGFFSYLASGPPGPRLRQMLALSRAGVLRFVGADMEVRAEDGVFRASSPTVPGAVVEARALVEARLPEASVRRALDPLLRGLAEEGAGETGEGLLRVEPGTGRVLDADGRAHPRRFALGPYTDGRTPGAFTRPRTGGPAFRQNDATARAVLGLLCGGSGGVEGFGGAEGAGITGTAGAGTTGGSAGVGGSGGSEGAGTTGTTGTTGGPTGTGGSRDIVGEVGA; encoded by the coding sequence ATGTCTTCCCTCGTCATCGTCGGCGCCGGCCCCCGCGGGGTCGGGCTCATCGAGCGGATCGCCGCCAACGCGCCCGAGCTGTACGACGGTTCGGGCCTCGACATCCACCTCGTCGATCCGCATCCGCCGGGCGGCGGGCGCATCTGGCGTGCCGCGCAGTCGCCGTTGCTGTGGATGAACTCCCATGCCGAGGACGTCACGATGTTCACGGACGAGACGGTGACCATGGAAGGGCCGGTGCGGGAGGGGCCCACGCTGCACGAGTGGGCCGGGATCGGCGGCCGGACGTTCGCCGACCGGCAGCTTCAGGGGGAGTACCTGGGGTGGTTCTACGAGCGGGCGGTGGCCGCGCTGCCCGCGGGGGTGCGGGTGCGGCATCATGCGCGGCGGGCGGTGCGGGTCGTGGGGGCGCGGGAGGGGCGCCAGGAGGTGTGGTTGGAGAGGGGTTCTCCGGCGAGGGACGGGGGGTCTTCTGCGGGTGTTGCGGGGGTCGGGGGTGGCTACGAGGTTCTGCATGCCGATGTCGTCGTTCTCGCGCTCGGGCATCTCGATGCCGAACTCGACGACGAGCAGCGGGCGTTGGCGGCGTATGCCGGGCGGCACGGGCTGGTTCATCTGCCGCCCGACTTCACCGCTGACAGTGATCTGTCCGCCCTGGTGGCCGGTGAGCCTGTGCTCGTGCGGGGGTTCGGGCTCGCGTTCGTCGATCTGATGGTGCTGCTGACGGAAGGGCGGGGCGGGCGGTACGAGGGTGAGGTGTACGTGCCGTCGGGGCGGGAGCCGGTGCTGTACGTGGGGTCGCGGCGAGGGGTGCCGTACCGCTCGAAGATCGGGTACGACCTCGTCGGCGAACGGCCGCCGCTGCCCCGGTTCCTCGGGCCCGGCGAGATCGACCGACTGCTCGCGCTGGAGGGCGGGTTCGACTACCGGCGGGACGTCTGGCCGCTGATCGAGAAGGAGTTGGGGTTCGCCCACTATCACCGGCTGTTCGCGGCGCATCCCGAGCGGACGTCGATGGACTGGGCGGACTTCGAGGAGAAGTACGCGGCGGGCGGCGGGGCGGACCTGCGGGCGCTGGTCGCCGAGGCGGTGCCCGATCCCCGGGACAGACTCGATCTCGCGGCGCTGGACCGGCCGTTGGCGGGTGAGCGGTACGGGTCGGCGGAGGAGTTCCAGGAGGGGTTGCGGGGGCATATCGAGGCGGATCTGACGCGACGTCACGATGACGCGCACAGCGTCGACTTGGCCGTGTTCCTCGGACTCCTCTCCGTGTACGGCCAGTTGATACGGCTCGGTGGCGGTGTCGCCTCCTCCTGGCACGGGTTCTTCAGCTACCTCGCCTCCGGGCCGCCCGGACCCCGGCTGCGGCAGATGCTCGCGCTGTCCCGGGCCGGGGTGCTGAGGTTCGTCGGCGCGGACATGGAAGTGCGGGCCGAGGACGGGGTGTTCAGGGCGTCGAGTCCCACTGTTCCCGGGGCCGTCGTCGAGGCACGGGCCCTCGTCGAGGCGCGGCTGCCGGAGGCTTCCGTACGGCGCGCGCTGGATCCGCTGCTGCGGGGGCTCGCGGAGGAGGGGGCGGGGGAGACCGGCGAAGGGCTGCTCCGGGTGGAGCCGGGGACGGGGCGTGTCCTCGACGCGGACGGGCGCGCGCATCCTCGGCGGTTCGCACTCGGACCGTATACGGACGGGCGGACGCCGGGGGCGTTCACGCGGCCTCGGACCGGGGGGCCGGCGTTTCGGCAGAACGATGCGACGGCTCGGGCGGTGTTGGGGTTGTTGTGCGGGGGGTCGGGCGGGGTGGAGGGCTTCGGGGGAGCTGAGGGGGCGGGTATTACGGGTACTGCGGGTGCGGGTACTACGGGTGGCTCTGCCGGGGTGGGCGGCTCCGGTGGGTCTGAGGGCGCGGGTACTACGGGTACTACGGGTACTACGGGTGGTCCCACGGGGACGGGCGGTTCTCGCGACATCGTCGGGGAGGTGGGCGCGTGA
- a CDS encoding LLM class flavin-dependent oxidoreductase, giving the protein MSASWGLPHLAAAVDLPEGEDCAELVGLAERGGLDFVTLGGGGDVVGELARVAGVTRRVGLVALSEEGVGTGAAIVGLDRVSRGRGGGLVAEKGGGVPQVEGGACPLRVVDAGDASGWDFAARYGDVALVRVVGAGEARVVRERLRARAGESGRDPDALRVLAALLIDLGDGERAAVPGHGGGGPRASARGPLYRGGPVDLAELIAGWYREGAVDGFHLTPVEPRRDLERLVNGTVALLQHRGLFRTFYPGTTLREHLGLGRQVRAVPGVG; this is encoded by the coding sequence GTGAGCGCGTCCTGGGGGCTGCCGCATCTTGCCGCTGCCGTGGATCTGCCCGAGGGGGAGGACTGCGCGGAGTTGGTGGGGCTGGCCGAGCGGGGTGGGCTGGACTTCGTGACGTTGGGGGGTGGCGGGGACGTCGTGGGGGAGTTGGCCCGGGTGGCGGGGGTCACGCGGCGGGTGGGGCTGGTGGCGTTGTCGGAGGAGGGGGTCGGGACGGGGGCCGCGATCGTCGGGCTCGACCGGGTGAGCCGGGGGAGGGGTGGGGGGCTCGTGGCGGAGAAGGGGGGTGGGGTGCCTCAAGTCGAGGGCGGGGCCTGTCCGTTGCGGGTCGTCGACGCCGGGGACGCCTCCGGGTGGGACTTCGCCGCGCGGTACGGGGACGTCGCGCTCGTGCGGGTCGTCGGGGCCGGCGAGGCGCGGGTCGTCCGGGAGCGACTGCGGGCGCGGGCCGGGGAGTCGGGGCGGGACCCGGACGCGCTGCGGGTGCTGGCGGCGCTGCTGATCGACCTCGGGGACGGGGAGCGGGCCGCCGTCCCCGGGCACGGCGGGGGCGGGCCGCGGGCGAGTGCGCGGGGGCCGTTGTACCGGGGCGGGCCCGTGGACCTCGCCGAGCTGATCGCCGGGTGGTACCGGGAGGGGGCCGTGGACGGGTTCCATCTGACGCCCGTCGAGCCGCGCCGGGATCTGGAGCGGCTGGTCAACGGGACGGTCGCGTTGCTCCAGCACCGGGGGCTGTTCCGGACGTTCTACCCGGGGACGACCTTGCGCGAGCATCTGGGGCTGGGGCGGCAGGTGCGGGCGGTGCCGGGGGTGGGGTGA
- a CDS encoding S1 family peptidase yields MRNKRTTPTIHKRRTRMIALAAGFVAAAGFAVPTANAADARTFSAAELSGVNSSVLKSDIPGTAWAVDAKTNRVVVTVDSTVSEAEIAQIKKDAGSKAGALTIKHTPGKFNKLIAGGDAIYGGGYRCSLGFNVVSGSTYYFLTAGHCAEVASTWYSNSGQTAVLGTNAGYSFPTNDYALVRYTNSSVTKSGTAGNTDITSAGTPSVGTTVYRDGSTTGIRSGRVTALNATVNYGGGDVVYGMIQTNVCAEGGDSGGALYSTSGIAYGLTSGGSGNCSVGGTTFFQPVVEALNRYGVSVF; encoded by the coding sequence GTGAGGAACAAGCGCACCACCCCCACCATCCACAAGAGACGGACCCGGATGATCGCCCTCGCGGCGGGGTTCGTCGCCGCCGCCGGGTTCGCCGTCCCCACCGCGAACGCGGCCGACGCGCGCACGTTCAGCGCGGCCGAACTCAGCGGCGTCAACAGCTCGGTGCTGAAGTCCGACATCCCGGGCACCGCCTGGGCCGTCGACGCGAAGACGAACCGTGTGGTCGTCACCGTCGACAGCACGGTCTCCGAGGCGGAGATCGCGCAGATCAAGAAGGACGCGGGCAGCAAGGCCGGCGCCCTCACCATCAAGCACACGCCCGGCAAGTTCAACAAGCTGATCGCCGGCGGCGACGCCATCTACGGTGGCGGCTACCGGTGTTCGCTCGGCTTCAACGTCGTCAGCGGCAGCACGTACTACTTCCTCACCGCCGGTCACTGCGCCGAGGTCGCCTCCACCTGGTACTCCAACTCCGGTCAGACGGCCGTGCTCGGCACCAACGCCGGGTACAGCTTCCCGACCAACGACTACGCGCTGGTCCGGTACACCAACAGCTCGGTGACCAAGTCCGGGACCGCGGGAAACACGGACATCACCAGCGCGGGCACGCCCAGCGTGGGCACCACGGTCTACCGTGACGGCTCGACCACCGGTATCCGCAGCGGCCGGGTGACGGCCCTCAACGCGACCGTCAACTACGGTGGCGGGGACGTCGTCTACGGCATGATCCAGACCAACGTCTGCGCGGAGGGCGGTGACTCCGGCGGGGCGCTGTACTCGACCAGCGGGATCGCCTACGGGCTGACGTCCGGGGGCAGTGGGAACTGCTCGGTCGGCGGGACGACGTTCTTCCAGCCGGTCGTGGAAGCGCTCAACCGGTATGGCGTGAGCGTGTTCTGA
- a CDS encoding slipin family protein, translating to MVEELVAAGAGLVTAGVVYAAAAARVVKQYERGVVFRLGRLRPEVRGPGLTMIIPGVDRLRKVNMQIVTMPVPGQEGITRDNVTVRVDAVVYFKVTAPAEAVVRVEDYRFAVSQMAQTSLRSIIGKSELDDLLSDREKLNQGLELMIDSPAVEWGVTIDRVEIKDVSLPETMKRSMARQAEADRERRARVINADAELQASKKLAEAAQEMADTPAALQLRLLQTVVAVAAEKNSTLVLPFPVELLRFLERAQPATPLPPERGEPST from the coding sequence GTGGTCGAGGAACTGGTGGCGGCGGGAGCGGGGTTGGTGACCGCCGGGGTGGTGTACGCGGCCGCCGCCGCGCGGGTCGTCAAACAGTACGAGCGCGGTGTGGTGTTCAGGCTCGGGCGGCTTAGGCCGGAGGTGCGGGGGCCCGGACTGACGATGATCATTCCGGGCGTCGACAGGCTCCGCAAGGTGAACATGCAGATCGTCACGATGCCGGTGCCCGGACAGGAGGGGATCACGCGGGACAACGTGACCGTGCGGGTCGACGCGGTCGTCTACTTCAAGGTGACGGCGCCCGCCGAGGCTGTCGTCCGGGTGGAGGACTACCGGTTCGCGGTGTCGCAGATGGCGCAGACGTCCCTGCGGTCCATCATCGGCAAGAGCGAGCTGGACGATCTGCTCTCCGACCGTGAAAAGCTCAACCAGGGGCTGGAGTTGATGATCGACAGTCCCGCCGTCGAGTGGGGCGTCACCATCGACCGGGTCGAGATCAAGGATGTCTCCTTGCCCGAGACGATGAAGCGGTCCATGGCGCGGCAGGCCGAGGCGGATCGTGAGCGGCGGGCCCGGGTCATCAACGCGGACGCGGAGTTGCAGGCGTCCAAGAAGCTCGCCGAGGCCGCCCAGGAGATGGCCGACACACCGGCCGCCCTCCAACTCCGCCTCCTCCAGACGGTCGTCGCCGTCGCCGCCGAGAAGAACTCGACCCTCGTCCTCCCCTTCCCCGTCGAACTCCTCCGCTTCCTCGAACGAGCCCAGCCCGCAACGCCGTTGCCCCCGGAGCGGGGGGAACCCTCCACGTAG